One Solanum lycopersicum chromosome 2, SLM_r2.1 genomic region harbors:
- the LOC138341965 gene encoding uncharacterized protein, translating to MAPRDGNESDNDEEIQNQMTSQETGTTEEIRVLRQQMAEMYEAWMSGQPPPSSIRDYFNTNMSHPIQVSTSDPIYPPGFDHYANTSNVAGTSMARPSNTPVISNPLFVSTAPTNSIPQQTMVPKSNSDPPLKVRREQSYTLEETIKIPSSHPHIHQYSSPVEIERMVKNEEHEEMTKKMKSLEQSIRDMQGLGGHKGISSSDLCMFPYVHLPAGFKTPKFEKYDGHGDPIAHLKRYCNQLRGAEGKEELLMAYFGESLIGIASEWFIDQDITNWHIWDDLARCFVQQFQYNIDIVTDRSPLANMRKKTMENFHEYAIRWREQAARVKPPMKESEMIDVFLQAQEPDYFHYLLSTVGNTFAEVIKVGEMVENGIKSGKIVSQAALKATTQVLQNGSGNIGGKKRREDVATIVSAPRTHVLGNSSQHYFPSQAPQYSMPYTPYNVFNAQPIAPPSYPQWRAPTPQNHPPPPQVHQSTARIPFRPRPQYKKGNDVKDEFTPIGESYASLFQKLRTLNVLSPIERKMSNPPPRNLDYSQHCAYCSNSPGHNIERSWYLKRDIQDLIDFNQIIVESPSGPNINQNPLPRHTETNMLEMMKGHEDFASPYKPILRVRTGIEKSANVVDLTKMMSLGAESVLEKLSPSNTPILTVKGALEDVWSSPSKAKSFVPKEPNKPILIVRGAHIPPVIIKPVPLLPMTNPKAVPWNYEPTIVTYKGREIDEEIDEVGGITCSGRCYVPMELRKTKNDQIQIKSSVSEGEAEEFLRKMKLSDYSVVEQLRKTPAQISLLFFLIHSDEHRKAVMKILNEAHVPSKVTVSQLEKIAGRIFEVNHITFSDDELPKKGTGYNQSLHITVKCELSYVTRVLIDGGSGANICPLSTLQKLNVSAERVRPNNVCVRAFDGSKTDVIGEIELVLTIGPVDFAVNFQVLDINASYNLLLGRPWVHRAGPVPSTFHQMIKFEYDRQEVIVHGEGDLSIYKHSSFPFIKVDNENEALVYQASEVVVIDHVPEGSVISKPNMPIASVMVVNELLKHGFEPGKGLGICLQGRAYPVSLRKSIGTLGLGYQRRFEDKMKAKKQKRDVWSLTKPIQSIYKFFIKARAIESYQLSFPKPVMKVSEEMINYFQDLFVEVDMVELGEGTSDRDVQFIGPDVNLNNWEATTLPVKDESW from the coding sequence ATGGCCCCCAGAGACGGAAATGAATCGGACAATGATGAGGAGATCCAAAACCAGATGACTTCACAAGAAACGGGGACAACAGAAGAGATAAGGGTGTTAAGACAACAAATGGCAGAGATGTACGAGGCTTGGATGAGTGGACAACCTCCACCATCTTCAATCCGAgactattttaatacaaatatgtctCACCCTATCCAGGTGTCGACAAGCGATCCGATATATCCCCCTGGATTCGACCACTATGCTAACACATCCAATGTCGCTGGAACTTCTATGGCGCGCCCTTCGAATACGCCTGTAATAAGTAATCCACTCTTTGTGTCAACTGCCCCGACTAACAGCATCCCGCAGCAAACGATGGTGCCCAAATCCAACAGCGATCCTCCGCTCAAAGTTCGGCGTGAGCAGAGTTACACTCTTGAAGAGACCATTAAAATTCCAAGTTCTCATCCCCACATTCATCAATATAGTTCCCCTGTTGAAATTGAGAGGATGGTCAAGAATGAAGAACATGAAGAAATgactaagaaaatgaagagtttggaaCAAAGTATAAGAGATATGCAAGGACTAGGAGGCCACAAAGGCATCTCGTCTAGTGACTTGTGTATGTTTCCTTACGTCCATTTGCCTGCTGGTTTTAAAACtccaaagtttgaaaaatatgatggtCACGGAGACCCCATAGCTCATCTAAAGAGATATTGCAACCAATTGAGGGGTGCAGAGGGCAAAGAAGAGTTACTTATGGCCTATTTTGGGGAAAGCTTAATAGGGATTGCATCTGAATGGTTCATAGATCAGGATATCACCAACTGGCACATATGGGATGATTTGGCTCGATGTTTTGTACAACAATTCcaatataatattgacattGTTACAGATCGCTCCCCGTTAGCTAACATGAGAAAAAAGACAatggaaaattttcatgaatatgCTATCAGATGGAGGGAACAAGCTGCTAGGGTTAAACCACCGATGAAGGAGTCAGAGATGATTGACGTTTTTCTCCAGGcgcaagaacctgattacttTCACTATCTGCTTTCTACCGTAGGGAATACATTTGCTGAAGTTATTAAGGTGGGGGAAATGGTGGAAAACGGCATCAAGTCAGGAAAGATTGTAAGTCAGGCTGCCTTAAAAGCCACAACACAAGTGCTTCAAAATGGTTCTGGAAATATTGGAGGGAAGAAGAGAAGGGAGGATGTGGCCACTATTGTATCAGCGCCTAGGACTCATGTTCTAGGTAATTCTTCACAACACTATTTTCCTTCCCAAGCTCCACAATATTCTATGCCATACACCCCATATAATGTTTTTAATGCACAACCAATTGCACCCCCTTCTTATCCACAATGGCGTGCACCAACTCCACAAAATCATCCACCACCCCCACAAGTTCATCAAAGTACTGCTAGAATTCCTTTCCGTCCTAGACCACAATACAAAAAGGGAAATGACGTTAAAGATGAGTTCACTCCTATTGGGGAGTCGTATGCTAGCTTGTTCCAAAAATTAAGGACATTGAATGTTTTGAGTCCTATTGAGAGAAAGATGTCGAATCCTCCCCCGAGAAATTTGGATTATTCTCAACATTGCGCATATTGTTCTAATTCCCCAGGGCACAACATAGAGAGAAGTTGGTATTTGAAAAGGGACATTCAGGATTTGATCgattttaatcaaattatagTTGAAAGTCCGAGTGGACCCAACATCAATCAAAATCCATTGCCGAGACATACTGAAACAAACATGCTAGAAATGATGAAGGGTCATGAAGATTTTGCATCTCCGTATAAGCCAATCCTTAGGGTTAGAACTGGCATTGAGAAGTCAGCAAATGttgttgatttaacaaaaatgatgTCTTTAGGGGCGGAAAGTGTGTTAGAAAAGTTGAGTCCATCAAACACACCCATCTTAACTGTGAAAGGAGCCCTTGAAGATGTTTGGTCAAGCCCGAGTAAGGCAAAATCGTTTGTTCCAAAAGAGCCAAACAAGCCTATCTTGATCGTGCGAGGGGCCCATATTCCTCCTGTGATTATCAAGCCAGTACCCCTGCTCCCAATGACTAACCCCAAAGCTGTTCCTTGGAATTATGAGCCTACTATCGTGACATACAAGGGAAGAGAAATAGatgaagaaatagatgaagTGGGAGGAATAACCTGTTCAGGAAGATGTTATGTCCCGATGGaattaaggaaaacaaaaaatgacCAAATACAAATAAAGAGTTCGGTCAGTGAAGGAGAGGCAGAGGAATTCCTAAGGAAGATGAAACTATCAGACTACTCCGTGGTggaacaattaagaaaaactcCAGCCCAAATCTCTTTGTTGTTTTTTCTAATACATTCTGATGAACATCGTAAGgctgtaatgaaaattttgaatgaagcaCATGTTCCTAGTAAAGTTACAGTGAGTCAGTTAGAGAAGATTGCTGGGAGAATATTTGAGGTAAACCACATCACCTTTTCAGATGATGAACTACCCAAAAAAGGTACAGGATATAACCAAAGCCTACATATCACTGTAAAGTGTGAGCTTTCATATGTCACTCGAGTTCTAATTGATGGAGGATCTGGAGCAAATATTTGTCCTTTATCAACTCTACAGAAATTGAATGTTAGTGCTGAAAGGGTCCGACCCAACAATGTATGTGTTAGAGCTTTTGATGGGTCAAAAACAGATGTTATTGGTGAGATAGAGCTCGTACTAACCATAGGGCCTGTGGATTTCGCTGTAAATTTTCAAGTGTTGGATATCAACGCGTCCTACAATCTATTGTTGGGGAGGCCATGGGTGCATAGGGCTGGACCAGTCCCCTCAACATTTCATCAAATGATTAAGTTTGAATACGATCGACAAGAGGTAATTGTCCATGGTGAGGGGGATTTGTCAATCTACAAACACTCTTCCTTCCCTTTTATCAAGGTGGATAATGAGAATGAGGCACTAGTTTATCAAGCTTCTGAGGTAGTGGTTATTGATCATGTCCCCGAGGGGAGTGTCATTTCAAAACCAAATATGCCCATCGCGTCTGTAATGGTGGTGAATGAATTGCTGAAACATGGGTTTGAGCCGGGTAAAGGCTTAGGAATCTGCTTGCAAGGAAGAGCTTATCCTGTGAGTCTACGAAAAAGCATCGGTACTCTTGGCTTAGGCTACCAACGTAGATTCGAGGACAAAATGAAGGCAAAGAAGCAGAAGAGAGATGTATGGTCACTTACCAAGCCTATACAATCAATCTACAAATTTTTCATCAAAGCCCGCGCAATAGAATCTTATCAATTATCTTTTCCAAAGCCAGTGATGAAAGTTAGCGAAGAAATGATCaactattttcaagatttatttgtcgAGGTTGATATGGTGGAACTCGGAGAAGGCACTAGCGACAGAGATGTGCAATTCATTGGTCCTGATGTCAATCTAAACAATTGGGAGGCCACCACTCTCCCCGTTAAAGACGAGTCTTGGTAG
- the LOC101254677 gene encoding potassium channel KAT1-like — MEAEYFPPKQDVILQNEAPTDLYIIVSGAVEFIAQIEGLEQTIGKAVAGEIFGEIGVLCGRPQPFAVRTTEISQILRLNRTSLMNILRANPEDERIIMNNLLMVSKPDYVLVNYPLFF, encoded by the exons ATGGAAGCTGAATACTTCCCTCCGAAGCAAGACGTAATTTTGCAGAATGAGGCACCAACTGATCTGTATATAATAGTTTCAGGAGCAGTG GAATTTATAGCACAGATTGAAGGGCTAGAGCAA ACAATTGGAAAAGCTGTTGCAGGAGAAATATTTGGAGAAATAGGTGTTTTATGTGGGAGACCACAGCCATTTGCTGTTCGAACAACCGAGATTTCTCAGATTCTAAGGCTAAACAGGACATCATTGATGAACATTCTTCGAGCAAATCCAGAAGATGAACGGATTATTATGAACAATCTATTGATGGTAAGTAAACCAGATTATGTACTGGTAAATTATCCactgtttttttaa